One part of the Vicinamibacterales bacterium genome encodes these proteins:
- the pilM gene encoding pilus assembly protein PilM, with protein sequence MSKLPAFLVSPPPSVGVEIAADRVTAVSLTRQAGAWVVAAHGTERVAPGVVTPALNASNVHDRRALSAALRSAFDRLGVRPRRVGLVIPDTAAKVSLLRFEKVPAASDLDQLIRWQVRKAAPFRPEDAQISWVPAAPIPGGGREYLVTMARRDVVESYMHACADAGAAAGIVDLASLNLINAALVSAGSAPGTGDWLVVHVASDYATLAIVRDGQLIFFRNRASAGSGPSAPGNAAPFDGDGDLADVVHQTAMYHEDRLGGQRFAHVVLSGAAARGAEVAERLRQVLEGRMGVRVESLDFRGTAAMRDRIGAGPELLDALAPAVGVVLRERAA encoded by the coding sequence ATGTCGAAGCTGCCCGCCTTCCTGGTGAGCCCGCCGCCGTCGGTCGGCGTCGAGATTGCGGCCGATCGCGTCACCGCGGTGTCGCTGACCCGTCAGGCCGGCGCCTGGGTCGTGGCCGCGCACGGCACCGAACGGGTCGCCCCGGGCGTCGTGACGCCTGCCCTCAACGCCTCGAATGTGCACGACAGGCGCGCCTTATCGGCAGCGCTGCGCTCGGCGTTCGATCGCCTGGGGGTGCGGCCGCGCCGGGTCGGGCTCGTCATCCCCGACACTGCGGCCAAGGTCTCGCTGCTGCGCTTCGAGAAGGTGCCGGCCGCCTCCGATCTCGATCAATTGATCCGCTGGCAGGTGCGCAAGGCAGCGCCGTTCAGGCCGGAGGACGCGCAGATCTCGTGGGTGCCGGCGGCGCCGATTCCCGGTGGCGGACGCGAATACCTGGTGACGATGGCCCGCCGTGACGTCGTCGAGAGCTACATGCACGCGTGCGCCGATGCCGGCGCCGCGGCCGGCATCGTGGACCTCGCCTCGCTGAACCTGATCAACGCGGCGCTGGTGAGCGCCGGTTCCGCGCCGGGAACCGGCGACTGGCTCGTCGTGCACGTGGCCTCCGACTACGCGACGCTGGCGATCGTCCGCGACGGCCAGTTGATCTTCTTCCGCAACCGCGCCTCGGCCGGCTCGGGGCCGTCCGCGCCGGGCAACGCCGCGCCGTTCGACGGCGACGGCGATCTCGCCGATGTGGTCCACCAGACGGCGATGTATCACGAGGACCGTCTGGGCGGACAGCGGTTCGCGCACGTGGTCCTCTCCGGCGCCGCGGCGCGCGGCGCCGAGGTCGCGGAGCGGCTGCGGCAGGTGCTCGAGGGGCGGATGGGCGTGCGGGTCGAGTCGCTCGACTTCCGCGGCACGGCCGCGATGCGCGATCGGATTGGAGCGGGGCCGGAACTGCTCGATGCGCTGGCGCCGGCCGTCGGCGTGGTGCTGCGGGAGCGCGCCGCCTGA
- a CDS encoding PilN domain-containing protein — protein sequence MLRANLSTRPFYNERAIHVAVALVAALVLAVTIWQVARVVRLSRYKTELTTAINRDRRETETAAREAQQIRRGLDQKQLTALSASAKEANNLIAQRTFSWTQLFNEIETTLPDNVMLMGVHPEIKDGLTRLNLDVQGRTEDEIDAFWDRLEKTGRFHNVAWSNVSVTEDGLQRMVMNATYTASQPSARPASAAPAAPRGGTE from the coding sequence ATGCTGCGCGCGAATCTGTCGACCCGCCCGTTCTACAACGAACGCGCCATCCACGTGGCGGTGGCGCTCGTCGCCGCGCTGGTGCTCGCCGTCACGATATGGCAGGTCGCGCGGGTCGTCCGCCTGTCGCGCTACAAGACCGAGCTGACCACGGCGATCAACCGCGACCGCCGCGAGACCGAGACCGCGGCGCGCGAGGCGCAGCAGATCCGACGGGGCCTCGATCAGAAGCAGTTGACCGCGCTCTCGGCCTCCGCCAAGGAGGCCAACAATCTGATCGCGCAGCGCACGTTCTCGTGGACGCAGCTCTTCAACGAAATCGAGACTACGCTGCCCGACAACGTGATGCTGATGGGGGTGCACCCGGAGATCAAGGACGGCCTGACCCGGCTCAATCTCGACGTGCAGGGGCGCACCGAAGACGAGATCGACGCGTTCTGGGATCGTCTCGAGAAAACCGGACGCTTCCACAACGTGGCGTGGAGCAACGTCAGCGTCACCGAAGACGGGCTGCAGCGGATGGTGATGAATGCCACCTACACCGCAAGCCAGCCGTCAGCGCGGCCGGCCTCGGCTGCTCCGGCGGCGCCTCGCGGAGGGACTGAGTGA
- a CDS encoding GspMb/PilO family protein → MTSLQRVFTDKRRLVVPLGLFVLANLALFAVVVFPLGRQVLNAEAEARVQHEQLNAARYDLKSAKATVTGKSQADAALQKFYKEVLPGDQGVARRITYTRLARIAHEANVRLEHGTNTVTREKGSSLSKLTTTYTLTGDYRNVRRFIYAIETAPEFIVIENVGLQSAAEPQQQSNHGLGMTLDIATYFRSENGGQ, encoded by the coding sequence GTGACGTCGCTGCAGCGCGTGTTCACCGACAAGCGCCGGCTCGTCGTGCCGCTGGGGCTGTTCGTCCTGGCGAACCTCGCCCTGTTTGCGGTGGTCGTGTTTCCGCTCGGCCGCCAGGTGCTGAACGCCGAGGCTGAGGCGCGGGTGCAGCACGAGCAGCTCAACGCCGCGCGCTACGACTTGAAGAGCGCGAAGGCCACCGTCACCGGCAAGTCGCAGGCCGACGCGGCGCTCCAGAAGTTCTACAAGGAGGTCCTGCCCGGCGACCAGGGGGTTGCGCGGCGGATCACCTACACGCGTCTCGCCCGGATCGCGCACGAGGCCAACGTCCGCCTCGAGCACGGCACCAACACGGTCACGCGCGAGAAGGGCAGTTCGCTGTCGAAGCTGACGACCACCTATACGCTCACAGGCGACTACCGCAACGTGCGGCGGTTCATCTATGCCATCGAGACGGCGCCCGAGTTCATCGTCATCGAGAACGTCGGCTTGCAGTCGGCCGCGGAACCGCAGCAGCAGTCGAACCATGGCCTGGGCATGACGCTCGACATCGCCACGTATTTCCGGTCGGAGAATGGCGGTCAGTAG